Proteins from a single region of Cytophagaceae bacterium:
- a CDS encoding M48 family metalloprotease, with translation MTNNTTAGRIPNVNQNEIFKSVLSILTFLVGFFVLISSVIVLSGLLFFWGINLIFKKYLLFTIPLGISFTVVALMQMVFIANFLFSAKKRTTQDLKEIDEFTQPGLFRFIVAAAYEAKVRLPKKIFLSSDANAYVFYDLSIWHLFFPPKKNLCIGIGLINVLNQAELRCILAHEFGHFKQNSIKIESFVNRTNQIIHNLLFEQVKLEKTRSFLPKTYPNFVYYVQYGNFLISLIEDVLRWHFIKINTHHFSLKRTLEFDADRFSSKVFGSERMIKALTMLKYGAFALDEVLRFYCSKSEIQTADLYSQQFYLFNNLILQHTLPADVTRFDYTPNFNCNNPFSEIKFHDPFASHPPILDRIAYLQELNFPNRKPGDLLARDLLSDKNKIFEYFSEEIFKEIGFDNKPKILSQVEFEKEYYEIEKSMSFGEPFGKFYTYYSPDFSQIDTNYSSVFEINMDTLFSAENQKKSLEYNVLKEDLAVVRKISKGEISADFFEFKGLSYYKNQTLEIENEIVKGITALENEFKIVDKNALKYFENEAKKQYKLNELETLLKRYQMAFLQFHENQNLLQEMYKGSDFINLNAPPDIILIKLKAFKKLEETFKSAIKKSIDTMEKDDILSPGNLQIFEKYLNKDLSYFSGINYNEKDIRVLFQIFTEFENLSMLKFHFHKKQLLQFFSALYIFNTSNLVSGQVLK, from the coding sequence ATGACAAACAACACAACCGCAGGGCGAATACCAAACGTAAATCAAAATGAGATTTTCAAATCTGTGTTATCGATTTTGACATTCTTAGTCGGTTTTTTTGTTTTAATTTCTTCTGTAATTGTTTTGTCCGGACTACTCTTTTTCTGGGGTATCAACTTGATATTCAAAAAATATCTGCTTTTTACAATTCCTTTAGGCATAAGTTTCACCGTTGTGGCATTAATGCAAATGGTTTTTATCGCCAATTTCCTTTTTTCTGCCAAGAAAAGAACTACACAAGACTTAAAGGAAATTGATGAATTCACACAGCCGGGGTTATTCCGTTTTATAGTCGCCGCAGCCTATGAAGCCAAAGTAAGACTTCCCAAAAAAATATTCTTAAGCTCTGATGCCAATGCCTATGTATTTTATGATTTAAGTATCTGGCACTTGTTTTTCCCTCCAAAAAAAAACCTATGTATTGGAATCGGACTGATAAATGTACTTAACCAAGCAGAATTAAGATGTATTTTAGCTCATGAATTCGGTCATTTTAAACAAAATTCTATTAAAATTGAGAGCTTTGTAAACCGAACCAACCAGATCATCCATAATCTGCTTTTTGAGCAGGTAAAGCTTGAAAAAACAAGAAGTTTTCTCCCAAAAACCTATCCCAATTTTGTGTATTATGTACAGTATGGCAATTTCCTGATATCGTTAATTGAAGATGTTTTGAGGTGGCATTTTATTAAAATAAACACCCATCATTTTAGCCTAAAAAGAACTCTCGAGTTTGATGCCGACAGGTTTTCGTCGAAAGTATTTGGGTCTGAAAGAATGATAAAAGCACTTACAATGCTGAAATATGGTGCCTTTGCCCTGGACGAAGTTTTGCGGTTTTATTGTTCCAAATCAGAAATTCAAACGGCAGATCTGTATTCCCAGCAATTTTACCTTTTTAATAATCTCATTTTACAACACACTCTGCCAGCAGATGTAACAAGATTTGATTATACACCAAATTTCAATTGTAATAATCCATTCTCGGAGATAAAATTTCATGACCCTTTTGCTAGTCACCCACCAATTTTGGACCGAATCGCCTATTTACAAGAACTCAATTTTCCCAACAGAAAACCGGGAGATTTGTTGGCAAGAGACTTATTATCAGACAAGAATAAGATTTTTGAATATTTTTCTGAAGAAATTTTTAAAGAAATTGGTTTTGATAATAAACCCAAAATATTGTCACAAGTAGAATTTGAAAAAGAATATTACGAAATCGAAAAATCGATGTCATTTGGAGAGCCTTTTGGAAAGTTTTATACCTATTACTCTCCTGATTTTTCGCAAATCGATACAAACTACTCAAGTGTTTTTGAAATAAACATGGATACCTTATTTTCAGCTGAAAACCAAAAAAAATCACTAGAATACAATGTACTTAAAGAAGACCTTGCTGTAGTCAGAAAAATCTCAAAAGGTGAAATCTCAGCTGATTTTTTTGAATTTAAAGGCTTGAGCTATTACAAAAACCAAACTCTTGAAATCGAAAACGAGATTGTTAAAGGTATTACTGCTCTTGAAAATGAATTTAAGATTGTTGACAAAAACGCTCTGAAATACTTTGAAAATGAAGCAAAAAAGCAATATAAACTGAATGAATTGGAAACTTTATTAAAAAGATACCAAATGGCTTTTTTACAATTTCATGAAAACCAAAATCTCCTTCAGGAAATGTATAAAGGCTCTGATTTTATTAATTTGAATGCCCCTCCTGATATTATTTTAATCAAGTTGAAAGCGTTCAAAAAGTTAGAAGAGACATTTAAATCAGCAATTAAAAAATCCATTGACACGATGGAAAAAGACGATATTTTATCTCCTGGTAACCTCCAAATATTTGAAAAATACTTAAACAAAGACCTGTCCTATTTTTCAGGAATAAATTATAATGAAAAAGATATTCGGGTTTTATTTCAAATATTTACAGAATTTGAAAATCTCTCTATGCTAAAATTCCATTTTCACAAAAAGCAATTATTACAATTTTTCAGTGCATTGTACATTTTCAATACATCAAATTTAGTTTCGGGTCAGGTGCTCAAATAA